The Silene latifolia isolate original U9 population chromosome Y, ASM4854445v1, whole genome shotgun sequence sequence TGGAGGAAAGTTGGTACTAAGGTGCTGTTTAGTACTTCTCATCATCCTCAAATGGATGGACAAACCGAAGTCACAAATCGAACTTTGGGTACTTTGTTGCGTCGTCTTGTGAGCAAGACACAAAAGGATTGAGATCTTAAACTTTCTCATGCCGAGTTTGCTTATAATCGGTCACCTACTTATGTTACTAATCACTCTCCATTTGAAATTATGCACGGTATTAATTCTTATCTTCCTTTGGATTTAATTCCGTTACCTAAAGATGAATTGGTGCATAAAGATGCCGAATCAAAGTTGAAAGTGATGTTGAAGCTCCATGAGCAAGTCCGGGCCAGAATTGAAATCGTGAATGCTGCCTATCAACACAAGTCCAACAAAAAAAGAAAGCCGATGGTGTTCGAGATTGGAGACTTGGTTTGGGTGCATTTGAGTAAGGAACGATTCCCGAGCAAGCGCAAGAACAAGCTCATGCCTAGGGCCGAAGGTCCTTACAAAATCGTGGATAGGGTCAACAACAATGCTTATAAGGTTGAACTTCCCGGTGATTATGGTGTCCACGCCACTTTTAATGTTGGTGATCTCTCTCCTTACTTGGATGACGATGGCCTAgctgaattgaggtcaattcctttTCAAGGTGGAGGGGATGATGCGATCCAAACTAGTAACTCGGAATTGGTTGATGAGCTGGTTGTGAACACTAGCGGTGATGGTTTGAACAGCTTGGTTCGTGGTTTTCATCCTATGGGCTTAAATTATTCTTCCTATGTGACTTTGCTAAGTATGCAGCAAGGGGGCTGATTGTGGCACGCATTTCCAAGGAAGATGGTCCAAGCTTGATGTTTTTATTAACATTTTCAGATTTTGTTTGTTAAAATAAAAATCTTAAGTTTATCTAGTATTTATTTGGTGCATTTAACTTATAGCTTTAATGTTGTAATCAAGTGAATAGTGATTGCTCAACTCTTCACATTTTGGACTGTTTGGACGGCTCATTTGGAGGCTATATAATGCCTTGTTGCTTATGAATAAAATCATCTCAGAAATTACAAACAAACACTTATGTTAAAACtcgtttcttgcttagaaacaaaaTTGATTTGATTGAAACACGATTTCGATTAAACTCCCGAGTTGTTAATCAATAGGTCTTCATCTCACTCTCCTTTGTtcaagtaataggtcttgctTGTTCAAAATACTATCCCAATTACACAAAATTCAGAactggtcgtacctagtacgtttgGTTCACAAAAACAGTCTGTTAATTTAAAAGCTTCCGTTGTTTGAATCGTATCATTTGAGGATtgcgcgtacctagtacgaacagtccaTATTTCTGTCCATTCGTTAAACTTTCTGCTGCTCAAATCGTATcaatgttaagttcatttctttgtaattagtcaagtttgtcatcgtactcggattaaaccgacatggtataaggaaccaaggatgattatgaattatgactaatatgtttgcaagtgtaaataaatgagaaaaatggtaaataaaagaaaagagtgttataataccctttaaaatgtaattaaccaaataatatcaccgagtcacggataaaaccgtcatggtataaggaaccaaggatgattttttgtaatggtcaaaaatatttgtcataaaaatgaattaaaatggtaaaagcCGTAAAAGAAAATAGAAGGAAAATGTTGCGGAAAGATGAacacaaacacggctggattaaggcctgagagggcattgaggcgcgagctcccCTGCTACGCAAGTAGCCCCTGTCTgaggccaaaatccggttttggctcatttctcctattttggatcgtgttatgcattgttcatgcttataaactcataaaaacagcaaagacatgaaataagttaGTTGTTTAcatcctcaaacttacgtgtattgatgtttgaaaatgagttgaaaatatgttgttgaaaaacatgttgattaatgttgagttagtcgaatgggtcggtcgaatgcacggcgacggtaccaaacaaaatgtgtaaggcttgtgttttcgatcggtaggtcgaaaacatgtGTCGGTTTTtttacttaggaagtcgagtctagaagtttaagggagtggTGAGGGGGCGGCCGCTCGCGTGAAGATTGTGGTGtatgaaggtgggtatttatagagaattgTAGGGTGGTatgtcggttgagtttgcttagaggctaagcaggaaGCCTAATGAGGCACGAGCTCCCCTGCTACGCAATATCcatttcaatttggacgtggcctttcccctatctattgtttggttggttttatttgtggtaatcaaatgaGATGTCTTGTAAAAATAtggacatctaataagatgatttttgggtgttatttggggtaggcattttgtgcttgactcgggtttgatccgtgttgagtcgggatttgaattctgagtcggtttttggcccggtgtaggttttgactctaattagtgtcattttaatgcaaatgatgtGATAAAGCCATTCATGGTATTATTTCTGACATTTGAGACTCGGGTTTACTTGGGTTGACTCAGCTTGACTcgggttgcgggtttctgagtcggttttgggtccgaagacggttttaactctaaatagtgttgttttaatgcaaatgaagttagaaaaccattttttaaatcatttttcatatccgagtaatgcattaaaccgtctcatgtatatccaatctacgcacgcatatcaaaagcacgttatagtctgatcatcatcgggtgggtTTTGGAATttgcagatactaggtatctacaggAAGTGATTTTGGACCGAACCCAATTATGCCCATGTGACACTCGGTTGAGTGCTTTATTCACTCGATGGAGTGATTCCTACTCGACCGGGTGGACCACTTCACTCGACCGAGTCGATCGCCTTGACCCTTGttttcccaatactcgaccgaataTTTAGGGTACCCCTTAACTTGTATCTAGATGAACATGTTGGCCCTATATGGgtgatattttgtgaattgtttatGTTTGATTATATTATGTGGCATTTTTCAATTTAATGGAAATCGTTAATTCGACATGAGTAATTTGATGATAAAGATAATCTGATAATGTTATGTATTGCATGTTTAATTGTCGTGATCTTATTTTGCAAACTCAAGAGGATAATGATATTCATTTTAGTTGGCATTTACCAAATGTATCATATAGTGGTTATTAGCATGATTGAGTATGGTAATCTTCCTTATAAATGGAAGTGTCGATAGTGCATGGAAACAagtatggaaacacatgtgtgatcatgtggggGATTTGACGCGGTACATGCATGGCATAGTATATGCGGATAATGGAAGTGTTGAACATGATGAGTCACATCATGAGTAATTTTGACATTTCTTAATTATCGCATGGAGTCCGTATATTTTTGTCATTTGACGTGATATATACATATAACGTGATATGTATACGTATTAATTGTTGAGTCGTGATAGATATATATGCTTAACCAACGTGTGTTGGGAGTAGCTTAGGGAAATAGAGCGTAAACCATTGGTTAACCTCGCGCTTTGACCTCTTTGGGAACCCTAAGGTGATAGGATTATATAGATTTTGAGCATTGAACTTCGAGACGAAggtctcttttagggggagtggatGTAACAATTTGGAAGTTAAGTAAAGAAAAAGTACGGAATGTGAGAAAGTAATGGGAGTTGAACAAAGAACCTTGGGATGAGTGTGATGTTTATAAAGGAGCGTATACAGTAGACAAGCATGTGAGACGAAAGAGAGTACATGAGAATCAGTGATGAGACTGAAGGGTATAGGAGAGAGTGGGCGAACTTTGGAgtcgaagttcattttaaggggggaagattgtaatacccgtatTTTATTTACCTCGATAAAAGAAAAGTGAACGATAAATgagaatatatattttataaaattatattggATTCTACGTGTTATGATTATAAGACGGAAtaaaataatgataataataataataataataataataataagaataagaataataataataagaagaagaagaagaataggaataataataataataataataataataataataataataataataataataataataataattattattattattattattataatactcTCTCACTCCACCTGACACCCTTATCCTCCCTTTTTCGTTTTCACCTGCAAACTCAACAACAAACATCAAGCTACAAGAACAAAGAAGCCTAGGAAAtgtagagatagagagagaaaggagagaaaatcaggaaaaccctaaaaacttcagaaaaaccctaaaaatgtcgaTTGACTGCCCAAATGTTGAGCAATTTCCCCCTCTAGTCTTTGAATCAACACGaacaaaaattacaaaacatACATCTAATAATGAGGCATCCTCTTCTGGTCCTTCATCGACGGTAGTGGGAGGCCCTGGGAGTGCCGATGTCGCTAAAAATAAAAGTGTGAATGAAATTGTTGGAATTCCTCCCTATGATTTGGACGCCTTGATTCCGGAGAAGGAATGGGTTGTTCAACGTAGGCGTAAGGGTAAAACACAATTGAGTGCAATTGATGAAGAGCCTGGTGACTTACTGCGATTTTCTGAGGCTGATGTGAAGGAGGAACTGGAATATTGGCAAAATTCCGTCTACTACTTTATTCTTGGAGCCAACCCTCCTGTTGAAGTGGTGGATGGCTTTATTAAGAGTATTTGGGCGAAATTTCCAATCGATAAGGTTTCCTTCCTTCCGAATGGTGTTTTTTAGTCCGACTCACAACAAGTGCTGGTAAAGATCTTGTCTTGCAACAAGGTCACTTCTTGTTTGACAATAAGCCTCTTATTGGCCGACCATGGAGTGCGAATGTGGAGTTGGTGAAGGAGGAGGTTAAGGAGGTACCATTATGGATCCGTTTGCATCATTTACCCTTGAAGTTTTGGGGGAAATGACTTCCTAGGATTGCTGGTTTGTTGGGTAAATTTGTCAGAACTGATACAACAACTAATGATAAAACTCGTCTGGGCTTTGCTCTTGTAATGGTGGAAGTGCCATTTGGAAGAGCTATTTTGGACAAGGTGAGATTTCTGGATGAGGATGGGGTAGTTGTCTCACTCAAAGTGGAATTTGAATGGAAGCCTCTACTATGTAAAAATTGCAACGGTATTGGTCATGACACTACAAAGTGCAGAAAACCCTCTCCTCCGAAGAATCCAAAAGAAGGGAAAGTGAAGGTAGGGAAACACCAATGGAGACCAAAGACACAACAGGCATCGGCTAAGAAAATGAGTGCTGCTTCAGCTGTTGTAACTGTAGCTCCTGATGAAGGCCTTGTCACACCAGTTGAGAGACCAAACCAATTCCAGGTCACATGGAGAAGGGATGGAAAATATCATATGGTGGAGATGCCTGCAAGGAATATCATTAAACTGAGTAGGCATGAGATATTGGATAAAGGCTTAAGCTCTATTAAGTTTGGTAATTCTTCCTTTCTAGAGTCTCTAAATTCAGCTACTCCTAAAGTAGGCATATGCATAATTGGTAGTGTGTTACCTCCGTCAGGGGGTAATGCATAACATTGGCTTTTGGAATATTAGGGGACTGAATAGCATACCTAAACAGAATGTAATTAAGTGGTTTATGCATCATCATCAGGTAGGGTtatttggtctccttgagacaaagTTTAAACCTTTGTCTCTAAACTATGTTAGGAATAATATTTGTGCATCATGGTGTCTTTCTACTAATACTCAGTACCATAAGGGAGGAAGAGTATGGATATTATGGAATCCAACAATGTTTCAAATTCAGTTCCTTGAGTATCAAGCTCAGTTTATTCACATGAGAGTAACTAACTTGGGTTCAAGGTACTGTTTTTACTTGACTATGGTGTACGCTTTCAATGGTGTTGCTCAGAGAAGAAGTCTATGGGAGAGATTATGTGCTTTTAGTCATTGTTTAAGAGGGGCCTGGATTGTGTGTGGTGATTTTAATACAGTCCTTGCCCCTTCTTCAATATTAGGGGGTAGTAGCACTAATGAGGAAATGGATGATTTTCGAGCCTGTGTGGATGCTTGTGGACTAACTGATAGTCATGCATTGGGGTCTTTATACACATGTAGTAATAAGCAGGAACCTATGTCAAGAGTTTTTGGCAGGCTTGATCGAGTGTTGGTGAATTAGTCCTGGCTAGATGACAATCCTGATGTTTATGCTCACTTCTATACTAAAGGCACGTTTGATCATACCCCTTGTTTGCTACAAACACAGAGGGCTATGGATAAGAGGAGGAGAAGCTTTAAGTATTAAAATATGTGGAGTCAGGCTGAGAAATTTAAGGATTGTGTTAAATCTGTTTGGGATAAAAATTGTCAAGGGACAAAAATGTTTAATTTGGTTAAGAAACTGACAGCTCTCAAGTGGCCTCTGAAACAACTTAACAAAGACAATTTTAATGATATAGAGAATAATACTACTCGGGCCAGAATGAACCTTGAGTACATTCAGAAGAAGATTAAGGAGGATCCTCTTAATGTTGATCTTCTTCAGAAGGAAATTGAAGTTGCCATTTGTGTTCGGTAGATGGAGAAGGCCTGTAATGACTTTTTGGTACAAAAATCAAAAGTTCTATGGGTGGACCAAGGTGATAATAATACTAAGTATTTCCACAGTGTCATAAAAGGCAGGCAGATCGGGAATAAGGTTATGAGAATAGAGGATACTAAAGGGAGAGTGTGTGATGAGCCAGAGCTTATCCAACAGGCATTTTTGGACTTTTATTCTTCTCTGTTAGGATCTTCTGCAGAGGTGACCAGTGTTAGTCAGAATGTTGTTCAGTTGGGAAGGACGTGCACTCCAATTGATCATAGTTTGTTATTGGCACCTGTTACTAATGAGGAAATAAAGAGGTAATGTTTTCTATCCCTAATCATAAGGCTGCTGGGCCTGATGGTTATACTAGTGCCTTCTTTAAAGACTGTTGGGATAttgtggggggggggggtggaCTGTGTATGATACAGTTAAGGATTTTTTCACTTCTGGGAAATTATTTAAGCAATTGAACCATACCCTCATCACTCTGATTCCAAAGTTTGAAATACCACATAATATCACTCAATTTAGGCCAATTTCATGCTGTAATGTGGTTCATAAATGTATATCTAAGCTCCTTTGCAAGAGACTGGCTGAGGTGTTGCCTCATATTATTAATGATAGTCAGGGGGCTTTATTAAGGGTAGAAGTATTGTAGAAAACATCCTTATATGTCAGGATATCATCAGATTGTATAATAGAAAATCTGTGTCACCAAGATTTTTTTTGAAAGTGGATTTAAAGAAAGCTTATGATTCTTTGAATTTGAGTTTTTTGGAGGAGATGATGGTGGCTCTAGAGTTCCCTAATAGAtttattaagttgattaaagaATGTGTTACTATAGCTTCTTACTCTTTGGTACTCAATGGTGAtagttttgggtttttcaatGGCAAAAAGGGGTTAAGACAAGGTGATTCTTTGTCCCCCCCCCCTTTTATTTACTCTAGCCATGGAGTATTTGAGTAGGGTGCTGGAGTTTGTGACTGAGAATATGAATTTTAAGTTTCACCATCTATGTGGACCTTTGAGGTTATCTCATCTGATGTTTACAGATGACCTACTACTTTTTATTAAGGGGGATGTGGGGTCAATAATGATACTGTTAAGAGCCTTTGCAACTTTGTCTAGAGCTTCTAGTCTATCTATGAGTCCTTCCAAGACTAGTGCATACTTTAATGGGGTGCCAGCTTGGATTAAGGCAGATATTCTTCAGGTGGCTGGGTTTACTGAAGGACATTTACCATTTAAATACCTGGGTGTGCCCATCACTGCAGGGAGAATGACAAAACCTGAAAGTCAGATGCTTATTGAGAAGGTTATTCAAAGGATTCATTCTTTTAGCTCTAGGAAATTATCCTATTTAGGGAGACTTGTTCTGGTTAATTTTGTCCTCATTGCAATCTATACCTATTGGGGGAATATTTTTATTATCCCAAAGGTGTCCTTAATCTTCTGAATGCAGTGTGTAGGAACTACCTGTGGGATGAAAGGTGGATATGATGAGGGTTCCACTGGTTAGCTGGGACAAACTGTGTTCACTAAAGAAGGAAGGAGGTTTAGGGGTGAGAGACAATCAAGCATGAAATGTGGCAGCAATGGGTAAGTTAGTTTGGTTGTTTTACATTAGTCCTGATAGGCTGTGGGTGAAGTGAGTCAACCAAATTTACTGAAAAGGCACCTCGTGGATTGAGTATACACCCATTGGAGATATGAGCTGGGGCTGGAAAGTAATATGTAGAGTGAGAGATAAGTTGTCTACTAGTTATTTCCATGATCATTGGACTTTTGGTACTAAGGGGTACACTGTTAAGAGTGGCTATGATTTGGTAAGGTGCAAATATCAGGAGGTGCAGTTGTACAAATATATTTGGAGTGAGTGGAATGTTCCCAAGCATTGTTTTGTGGGATGGCTCATTGCACGAGAGGCACTTCAAGTTAAGGCTAAGTTGTTTGCTTTGGGGATATGCCAGGATGATGTCTGCTTACTATGTGGGACAGCATCTGTGGACAAGgtcctcgggaactgcgtccgcgggatccacaccaggcataatcgactcgaggttctttcgaatcgaattaagacatattagagtcgccaccaagttttttggggaact is a genomic window containing:
- the LOC141629264 gene encoding uncharacterized protein LOC141629264 yields the protein MVEVPFGRAILDKVRFLDEDGVVVSLKVEFEWKPLLCKNCNGIGHDTTKCRKPSPPKNPKEGKVKVGKHQWRPKTQQASAKKMSAASAVVTVAPDEGLVTPVERPNQFQVTWRRDGKYHMVEMPARNIIKLSRHEILDKGLSSIKFGNSSFLESLNSATPKVGLFGLLETKFKPLSLNYVRNNICASWCLSTNTQYHKGGRVWILWNPTMFQIQFLEYQAQFIHMRVTNLGSRYCFYLTMVYAFNGVAQRRSLWERLCAFSHCLRGAWIVCGDFNTVLAPSSILGGSSTNEEMDDFRACVDACGLTDSHALGSLYTCSNKQEPMSRVFGRLDRVLVN